A portion of the Bradysia coprophila strain Holo2 unplaced genomic scaffold, BU_Bcop_v1 contig_297, whole genome shotgun sequence genome contains these proteins:
- the LOC119078624 gene encoding probable serine/threonine-protein kinase tsuA — translation MRLEVHSAADFLMNLLRVHKGVKHANSLPENQLQHFKGSLQQLLVLHFRSHWYPDVPAKGSGYRCIRINGHLDPLVEKAGSDAGLLPRTLRKMLPPELTLWIDPAEVSYRIGENGSICVLYDSQSRSSPSSDLDSTGSGTMSDEFIMERVGRLDLTDMQLMDFLENKNVGTPTKARPNNSLGSSGSDDSQLSPPLSPPFQLNNNRVSHYHNNNNNGIRRSRSRNSNTMQHQMNYMDSTHLYHNWDNGFSNTNNNINKVRTQC, via the coding sequence ATGAGACTGGAAGTCCATTCAGCCGCTGACTTTCTAATGAATTTGTTGCGCGTACATAAAGGTGTAAAGCATGCAAATTCATTGCCGGAAAATCAACTGCAACACTTCAAAGGTTCACTACAACAACTGTTGGTGCTGCACTTCCGCAGCCACTGGTATCCCGACGTGCCCGCCAAAGGATCCGGTTACCGATGCATCCGTATCAACGGCCATCTGGACCCGCTAGTGGAAAAAGCCGGCAGCGATGCCGGTCTACTACCGCGAACACTACGCAAAATGTTACCACCCGAGCTGACGCTCTGGATCGATCCGGCCGAGGTGAGCTATCGCATCGGCGAAAACGGTTCGATATGCGTGCTGTACGATTCACAGAGTCGATCCAGTCCTTCGAGCGATCTGGACTCGACCGGCAGCGGAACGATGAGCGACGAGTTCATTATGGAACGGGTCGGTCGCTTAGATCTGACCGATATGCAATTGATGGATTTCTTAGAGAATAAGAACGTCGGTACACCAACGAAGGCCAGACCAAATAATAGTTTAGGTTCCAGTGGATCGGACGATAGTCAACTCAGCCCACCGCTTAGTCCAccatttcaattaaacaacAATCGCGTTTCGCATtatcacaacaacaacaacaatggGATCCGGCGTAGCCGCAGTCGTAACAGTAATACGATGCAACATCAAATGAATTACATGGATTCGACGCATTTGTATCATAATTGGGATAATGGATTTTCGAataccaacaacaacatcaacaaaGTACGTACTCAATGTTAA